In Aegilops tauschii subsp. strangulata cultivar AL8/78 chromosome 3, Aet v6.0, whole genome shotgun sequence, one genomic interval encodes:
- the LOC109746520 gene encoding uncharacterized protein, with translation MRRPPRLRGASSPWLAWRSLCATASAIPIPAAPPHQTDPLSAHFSNRPAARDPAVVENLTSTLRALFASSPSHPRAFTLLKSAAFDAGLAPGALVDAVLSAAAGPHSGSPVAAVHVSLLSRLLTSLSRAGRASAAADAYAHMVARGVVPDVKSRTDLLVTTARCSSARDALALFAEMRGRGDRVDAWMFDALMRACVKEGMLEDAVRLFDEMPGAEIEPDQRVYALVIAALCKLRDADRGLHLLGEMKEAGFETWDFTYRSVVDVLVKVGRMEEALRVKDEMLSAGKKMDVVLATILMHGYCLRGEVEKALDLFDETLANSILPTNVTYGTLIRGCDQAGMTQKVYVLYRQMRGQGLLPSSHEFGLVIKGLLCDKQWEDAVSLCVEMADSRLPDVFTYNGLIRWLCQQHKLREALNLFGKMKETGVKPSVVTYNSLLMGYCEKGCMDEAVKLYSEMPVEGFVPNVFTYTFLMKGYIKKKAFDKAYALLDEMKQNGVSCNEYTHNVLINGICMSDRIYEVDEMLKNFIGEGFVPTTMTYNSIINGFVKAGMMGSAFAMYQQMREKGIPANIVTYTSFIDGYCRTSCCDLALKMLNNVRRKGLQPDIAAYNALISGFCHEGNMSHALQFLVILLKDGLTPTSAVYTNFITGYKDLKMMKEASKFYESMIKEGIAADTVTYTTLIDGFSKDGNVAFALELYSEMMAKGNIPDDITFTALTHGLCRIGDIDGAKKLLDDMRRLDVCPNALIYNMLINGSLRDGKLQEAFQLHDEMLNRGIVPDDTTSDILAGQKSPED, from the exons ATGCGCCGCCCACCACGGCTCCGAGGAGCCTCCTCGCCCTGGCTCGCATGGCGTTCCCTTTGCGCCACCGCCTCCGCCATCCCCAttcccgccgcgccgccccacCAAACCGATCCCCTGTCTGCCCACTTCTCCAACCGCCCGGCCGCGCGCGACCCCGCCGTCGTGGAGAACCTCACCTCCACCCTCCGCGCGCTCTTCGCCTCATCCCCGTCCCACCCGCGTGCCTTCACCCTCCTCAAGTCGGCCGCCTTCGACGCGGGCCTCGCCCCGGGCGCCCTCGTCGACGCCGTCCTCTCAGCCGCGGCCGGCCCTCACTCCGGCTCCCCAGTCGCAGCCGTTCACGTGTCCCTCCTCAGCCGCCTCCTCACCTCCCTCTCCCGCGCCGGCCGCGCCAGCGCGGCCGCCGACGCCTACGCCCACATGGTCGCCCGCGGCGTTGTCCCGGATGTCAAGTCCCGCACCGACCTGCTCGTCACCACCGCGCGCTGCTCGTCGGCCCGGGACGCGCTTGCGCTCTTCGCGGAGATGCGGGGGAGGGGCGACCGCGTGGACGCATGGATGTTCGATGCGCTCATGCGGGCCTGCGTCAAGGAAGGGATGCTCGAGGATGCTGTCAGgctgtttgatgaaatgcccggCGCTGAGATCGAGCCCGACCAGCGCGTCTACGCTCTCGTGATCGCGGCACTGTGCAAACTGCGTGATGCTGACCGCGGGCTCCACCTCCTTGGGGAGATGAAGGAGGCTGGCTTCGAGACGTGGGACTTCACCTACAGGTCTGTGGTGGATGTGCTTGTCAAGGTGGGGAGGATGGAGGAGGCTCTGCGGGTCAAGGACGAGATGCTGTCTGCCGGTAAGAAAATGGATGTCGTTCTCGCGACGATTTTGATGCATGGGTATTGCTTGCGAGGCGAGGTCGAGAAAGCTCTGGATCTTTTCGACGAGACCCTGGCGAATAGTATATTGCCAACTAATGTGACGTATGGGACGCTTATAAGAGGCTGTGATCAAGCCGGGATGACACAGAAGGTGTATGTGCTATATCGCCAGATGAGAGGGCAGGGGCTGTTGCCAAGTTCACACGAGTTCGGTTTGGTTATCAAGGGCCTGTTGTGCGATAAACAGTGGGAAGATGCTGTAAGCTTGTGCGTGGAGATGGCTGATTCTAGGCTACCGGATGTCTTCACGTACAATGGTCTAATTCGTTGGCTCTGCCAGCAACACAAACTCCGCGAAGCACTTAACTTGTTTGGTAAGATGAAGGAAACTGGAGTGAAACCATCTGTTGTGACATACAACAGCTTGTTAATGGGTTACTGTGAGAAGGGGTGCATGGATGAAGCAGTCAAACTGTACTCAGAGATGCCTGTGGAAGGATTTGTACCTAATGTTTTCACGTACACATTTTTGATGAAAGGGTATATCAAGAAGAAGGCTTTTGACAAGGCATATGCCCTCCTTGATGAAATGAAACAAAATGGAGTTTCTTGCAATGAGTATACACATAATGTTCTCATAAATGGCATTTGCATGAGTGACCGGATTTATGAAGTTGATGAAATGTTGAAGAACTTCATAGGTGAAGGTTTTGTCCCGACCACAATGACATACAACAGTATCATCAATGGATTTGTGAAAGCTGGTATGATGGGCTCAGCATTTGCTATGTATCAGCAGATGCGTGAGAAAGGTATACCCGCCAACATAGTAACATATACCAGTTTCATTGACGGTTACTGCAGGACCAGTTGTTGTGATCTGGCACTTAAAATGCTAAATAATGTGAGGCGCAAAGGCCTTCAACCTGACATTGCTGCGTACAATGCTTTAATAAGTGGGTTTTGCCATGAAGGGAATATGTCTCATGCACTGCAATTTCTTGTTATTCTGCTGAAAGATGGTTTAACACCCACATCTGCCGTCTACACTAATTTTATTACCGGGTACAAGGATTTGAAAATGATGAAAGAAGCTTCCAAATTCTATGAGAGCATGATTAAAGAAGGAATTGCCGCTGATACAGTAACATACACTACCTTAATCGACGGTTTCTCAAAAGATGGCAATGTAGCCTTTGCATTGGAATTGTACTCAGAGATGATGGCCAAGGGTAACATTCCCGATGATATCACTTTCACAGCGTTAACACATGGCCTTTGCCGCATTGGAGACATTGATGGTGCTAAGAAGTTATTGGACGACATGAGGAGATTGGATGTATGCCCTAATGCTCTTATTTATAACATGCTGATAAATGGAAGCCTCCGTGATGGTAAGCTGCAAGAAGCATTCCAGTTGCATGATGAAATGCTCAACAGGGGAATTGTTCCTGATGATACAACATCTGACATATTGGCTGGCCAGAAATCTCCGGAAG ATTGA
- the LOC109746509 gene encoding LOW QUALITY PROTEIN: tRNA (cytosine(38)-C(5))-methyltransferase 2 (The sequence of the model RefSeq protein was modified relative to this genomic sequence to represent the inferred CDS: deleted 1 base in 1 codon): METPPPWRVLEFYSGIGGMGSVLPPPLFQRYSLASSGVRAEVVEAFDINDVANDVYEHNFGHRPCQGNIQTLTAGDLDKYKAHAWLLSPPCQPYTRQGLQKHSADARAFSFIKILNLMQNMSFPPQMLFVENVVGFEVSDTHDQLLAVLSTLSFNTQEFILSPLQFGVPYSRPRYFCLAKQESMCFPNPSVNDKLLRTPTCLTLNTTRTQNSYDQNEDDLEVVCNPIRNFLEAQSIGDKESSAIISDFKEADGCTPIETASHDYTVPLSLIERWGNAMDIVYPESKRCCCFTKSYYRYVKGTGSVLVTSKSLKPVPKENLEMSSLSELGLRFFTPREVANLHSFPPSFRFPDQISLRQQYAMLGNSLSIAVVAPLLCYLFAET, translated from the exons ATGGAGACGCCGCCCCCATGGAGGGTCCTCGAGTTCTACAGCGGTATCGGCGGCATG GGTTCTGTTTTGCCGCCTCCTTTGTTC CAGCGGTACTCCCTTGCGTCGTCGGGCGTTCgagcggaggtggtggaggcctTTGACATCAACGACGTCGCCAACGACGTCTACGAGCACAACTTCGGCCACCGCCCCTGCCAG GGAAACATTCAAACACTCACTGCTGGTGATCTAGACAAGTACAAGGCACATGCATGGCTCCTTTCTCCTCCATGTCAACCATATACACGACAAG GACTTCAGAAACATTCAGCTGATGCTCGGGCATTTTCATTTATAAAGATTTTAAACCTTATGCAAAACATGAGCTTTCCTCCACAAATGTTATTTGTGGAAAATGTTGTCGGATTCGAG GTATCTGATACACATGACCAGTTGCTAGCGGTCCTTTCAACTCTCAGTTTCAACACACAAGAATTCATCCTAAGCCCCTTGCAGTTTGGTGTCCCATATTCTAGACCGCGCTACTTCTGTTTG GCAAAACAGGAATCTATGTGTTTTCCAAATCCATCAGTCAATGACAAGCTGCTTAGGACACCTACATGCCTAACATTGAACACTACGAGAACTCAGAATAGCTATGACCAGAATGAAGATGATCTGGAAGTAGTATGTAATCCAATAAGAAACTTCCTTGAAGCACAGAGTATTGGAGATAAGGAATCTTCAGCCATCATCTCTGACT TTAAGGAGGCTGATGGATGCACTCCGATTGAAACTGCTTCACATGACTACACAGTTCCACTAAGCTTGATTGAACGGTGGGGAAATGCTATGG ATATTGTATACCCTGAATCAAAACGGTGCTGCTGTTTTACTAAAAGTTATTATCGCTATGTGAAGGGCACAGGCTCTGTACTGGTTACATCTAAA AGCCTCAAACCAGTTCCAAAAGAGAACCTTGAAATGTCTTCACTGAGTGAGTTGGGTCTACGGTTTTTCACCCCTCGAGAG GTCGCTAATTTGCATTCATTTCCCCCGAGTTTCCGTTTTCCGGATCAGATAAGCCTCAGACAACA GTATGCCATGCTGGGTAATAGTCTGAGCATAGCGGTTGTGGCTCCTTTGTTGTGCTATCTGTTTGCCGAGACATAG